A segment of the Acetobacteroides hydrogenigenes genome:
CAGCACAACAAACATAAGCATTGTTAATCCAAACCGTACATGTAATTGCTGAAAGAATATAAAAGATCGCCCTTCAAGCTAGTTAGCTTAACCCCATGAACATATTCTTAAAAGACTTGTAGTTAATAGTAGATTCCCATTCGTTGGTCCAACAACAATTTGTGCATCTGGCAAACGGACGAGGAGCTACGCTGCTTACATCACTGCTAAATTTTACCCGTCATGAAAAAAATTACAATGAAAAAGGTGCTAATAGCGCTAGACTACGATCCAACAGCAGAGAAGGTTGCAGAAACAGGCTATGCATTAGCAAAAACGATGAACGCCGATGTTATTCTCATGCACGTCATCTCCAACATGGAATACTACACATCAACCGTTTACACCCCTGTTATGGGGTATGGCGATTTCGGGAATGCAGGCCTAACCAAAGTCTATTCTGCCGATGATCTAAAAAAGGAAACGCAGAATTACCTCGATAAATCAAAAGAGCACCTAGGAGATGACAGCATCCAAACCATAATCGCCGAAGGAGAATCGGCCGATGCCATCCTGAGCGTTGCAGAGGAAATTCGTGCCGATGTAATAGTAATGGGCTCGCACAGCCGGAGGTGGCTCGACAAAATTTTAGTGGGCAGCGTAACCGAGAAGGTACTGCACAAAACAAAGATTCCTCTGTTCGTTATACCTACTAGAGGCTAACCAATCACATACAACGCGAGGCTATCAGCCCCAGCGTTTAGAGTCTACATATCAACAAAAAAGGCTGTTGTGTTAGAACAACAGCCTTTTTCCATCTATCCAAGGAGCTTACTGAGCAAACTCTAGCTTTTTAAGTTTTTTCCATCCGCCTCTTGTAAAGTCTGGAATTGCAACAGGAGCCGAATTGTTCTCTAATGATATAGCCGATAGCGGAGCAAGGCAGCACCACTCTGCAAGGTCGTACACATCCATATCTAAAGGAAGACCGTTTTGCAGGCAGTAAATCAAGCGGTA
Coding sequences within it:
- a CDS encoding universal stress protein, which gives rise to MKKITMKKVLIALDYDPTAEKVAETGYALAKTMNADVILMHVISNMEYYTSTVYTPVMGYGDFGNAGLTKVYSADDLKKETQNYLDKSKEHLGDDSIQTIIAEGESADAILSVAEEIRADVIVMGSHSRRWLDKILVGSVTEKVLHKTKIPLFVIPTRG